One stretch of Suricata suricatta isolate VVHF042 chromosome 13, meerkat_22Aug2017_6uvM2_HiC, whole genome shotgun sequence DNA includes these proteins:
- the NAIF1 gene encoding nuclear apoptosis-inducing factor 1 isoform X3, with protein MAVPAKKRKMNFSEREVEIIVEELELKKHLLVNHFNAGVPLAAKSAAWHGILRRVNAVATCRRELPEVKKKWSDLKTEVRRKVAQVRAAVEGGEAPGPTEEDGVGGPGTGGGSGGGGPAVAPVLLTPMQQRICNLLGEATIISLPSATEIHPVALGPTATAAAATVTLTQIPTETTYHTLEEGVVEYCTAEPPPPLPAEAPVEMIAPHTDTSVKPQALKSRIALNSAKLIQEQRVTNLHVKEIAQHLEQQNDLLQMIRRSQENHHRSLRPSRLPRSFPGIAILLPVPWLHVTNGCNSRLQIFTKPSRCCASGHVRLELLALRRQSQEGAPRDGREVAVGRYSQPLCGGQVQHQLQSNGEESGWGGGRRDVGWQRAGAGIIRLRGQIWPSACLCQ; from the exons aTGGCCGTCCCAGccaagaagaggaagatgaacTTCTCCGAGCGAGAGGTGGAAATCATCGTGGAGGAGCTGGAACTGAAGAAGCACCTGCTGGTGAACCACTTCAACGCCGGGGTCCCTCTGGCTGCCAAGAGTGCGGCCTGGCACGGCATCTTAAGAAGAGTCAACGCGGTGGCCACCTGCCGCAGGGAACTGCCTGAGGTCAAGAAGAAGTGGTCTGACCTCAAGACTGAGGTCCGTCGCAAAGTTGCCCAGGTCCGGGCAGCGGTGGAGGGTGGCGAGGCCCCAGGGCCCACTGAGGAGGATGGAGTCGGTGGGCCTGGGACGGGTGGTGGCAGTGGCGGCGGTGGCCCAGCTGTAGCCCCGGTCCTGCTCACCCCCATGCAACAGCGCATCTGCAACCTGCTGGGCGAGGCCACCATCATCAGCTTGCCCAGTGCCACAGAGATCCACCCCGTGGCCCTTGGACCCACAGCCACTGCAGCTGCAGCCACGGTCACCCTGACACAGA TCCCCACGGAGACCACCTATCACACGCTGGAGGAGGGAGTGGTAGAGTACTGTACTGCGGagccgcccccgcccctgccggCCGAGGCCCCCGTGGAGATGATAGCTCCGCACACTGACACCTCGGTCAAACCCCAGGCGCTCAAGAGCCGCATAGCCCTCAACTCCGCCAAGCTGATCCAGGAGCAGCGAGTCACCAATCTGCACGTGAAGGAGATCGCCCAGCACCTGGAGCAGCAGAACGACCTGCTACAGATGATCCGCCGCTCCCAGGAG AATCACCATCGATCACTGAGACCCTCGCGTCTTCCCAGATCATTCCCCGGGATTGCCATTTTGCTGCCGGTGCCTTGGCTACACGTGACCAATGGTTGCAACTCGAGGCTCCAGATCTTCACTAAACCATCAAGGTGCTGCGCTTCTGGGCACGTGCGTTTGGAATTGCTTGCTCTGCGGCGACAGTCACAGGAAGGTGCCCCCAGAGACGGTCGGGAGGTGGCTGTCGGACGGTACAGTCAGCCTCTCTGTGGAGGACAGGTGCAGCACCAGCTACAGAGCAACGGAGAGGAatcaggctggggagggg GTAGAAGAGATGTGggctggcagagagcaggggctggCATAATACGGCTCAGAGGTCAGATCTGGCCCAGCGCCTGtctttgtcaataa
- the NAIF1 gene encoding nuclear apoptosis-inducing factor 1 isoform X4, whose protein sequence is MAVPAKKRKMNFSEREVEIIVEELELKKHLLVNHFNAGVPLAAKSAAWHGILRRVNAVATCRRELPEVKKKWSDLKTEVRRKVAQVRAAVEGGEAPGPTEEDGVGGPGTGGGSGGGGPAVAPVLLTPMQQRICNLLGEATIISLPSATEIHPVALGPTATAAAATVTLTQIPTETTYHTLEEGVVEYCTAEPPPPLPAEAPVEMIAPHTDTSVKPQALKSRIALNSAKLIQEQRVTNLHVKEIAQHLEQQNDLLQMIRRSQENHHRSLRPSRLPRSFPGIAILLPVPWLHVTNGCNSRLQIFTKPSRCCASGHVRLELLALRRQSQEGAPRDGREVAVGRYSQPLCGGQVQHQLQSNGEESGWGGEKSAYLRFRAMFQTLGEDYLRCLVNISQT, encoded by the exons aTGGCCGTCCCAGccaagaagaggaagatgaacTTCTCCGAGCGAGAGGTGGAAATCATCGTGGAGGAGCTGGAACTGAAGAAGCACCTGCTGGTGAACCACTTCAACGCCGGGGTCCCTCTGGCTGCCAAGAGTGCGGCCTGGCACGGCATCTTAAGAAGAGTCAACGCGGTGGCCACCTGCCGCAGGGAACTGCCTGAGGTCAAGAAGAAGTGGTCTGACCTCAAGACTGAGGTCCGTCGCAAAGTTGCCCAGGTCCGGGCAGCGGTGGAGGGTGGCGAGGCCCCAGGGCCCACTGAGGAGGATGGAGTCGGTGGGCCTGGGACGGGTGGTGGCAGTGGCGGCGGTGGCCCAGCTGTAGCCCCGGTCCTGCTCACCCCCATGCAACAGCGCATCTGCAACCTGCTGGGCGAGGCCACCATCATCAGCTTGCCCAGTGCCACAGAGATCCACCCCGTGGCCCTTGGACCCACAGCCACTGCAGCTGCAGCCACGGTCACCCTGACACAGA TCCCCACGGAGACCACCTATCACACGCTGGAGGAGGGAGTGGTAGAGTACTGTACTGCGGagccgcccccgcccctgccggCCGAGGCCCCCGTGGAGATGATAGCTCCGCACACTGACACCTCGGTCAAACCCCAGGCGCTCAAGAGCCGCATAGCCCTCAACTCCGCCAAGCTGATCCAGGAGCAGCGAGTCACCAATCTGCACGTGAAGGAGATCGCCCAGCACCTGGAGCAGCAGAACGACCTGCTACAGATGATCCGCCGCTCCCAGGAG AATCACCATCGATCACTGAGACCCTCGCGTCTTCCCAGATCATTCCCCGGGATTGCCATTTTGCTGCCGGTGCCTTGGCTACACGTGACCAATGGTTGCAACTCGAGGCTCCAGATCTTCACTAAACCATCAAGGTGCTGCGCTTCTGGGCACGTGCGTTTGGAATTGCTTGCTCTGCGGCGACAGTCACAGGAAGGTGCCCCCAGAGACGGTCGGGAGGTGGCTGTCGGACGGTACAGTCAGCCTCTCTGTGGAGGACAGGTGCAGCACCAGCTACAGAGCAACGGAGAGGAatcaggctggggagggg AAAAGTCTGCCTACCTTCGGTTTAGGGCAATGTTTCAGACTCTGGGTGAGGATTACTTGCGCTGTTTGGTAAACATATCCCAAACCTGA
- the NAIF1 gene encoding nuclear apoptosis-inducing factor 1 isoform X1 codes for MAVPAKKRKMNFSEREVEIIVEELELKKHLLVNHFNAGVPLAAKSAAWHGILRRVNAVATCRRELPEVKKKWSDLKTEVRRKVAQVRAAVEGGEAPGPTEEDGVGGPGTGGGSGGGGPAVAPVLLTPMQQRICNLLGEATIISLPSATEIHPVALGPTATAAAATVTLTQIPTETTYHTLEEGVVEYCTAEPPPPLPAEAPVEMIAPHTDTSVKPQALKSRIALNSAKLIQEQRVTNLHVKEIAQHLEQQNDLLQMIRRSQENHHRSLRPSRLPRSFPGIAILLPVPWLHVTNGCNSRLQIFTKPSRCCASGHVRLELLALRRQSQEGAPRDGREVAVGRYSQPLCGGQVQHQLQSNGEESGWGGGEWQKEISTGWKAAAPGSPGMLSPWSLMALAGRLWGLPVDLPLGLIFLWGWQSQYCICSNWV; via the exons aTGGCCGTCCCAGccaagaagaggaagatgaacTTCTCCGAGCGAGAGGTGGAAATCATCGTGGAGGAGCTGGAACTGAAGAAGCACCTGCTGGTGAACCACTTCAACGCCGGGGTCCCTCTGGCTGCCAAGAGTGCGGCCTGGCACGGCATCTTAAGAAGAGTCAACGCGGTGGCCACCTGCCGCAGGGAACTGCCTGAGGTCAAGAAGAAGTGGTCTGACCTCAAGACTGAGGTCCGTCGCAAAGTTGCCCAGGTCCGGGCAGCGGTGGAGGGTGGCGAGGCCCCAGGGCCCACTGAGGAGGATGGAGTCGGTGGGCCTGGGACGGGTGGTGGCAGTGGCGGCGGTGGCCCAGCTGTAGCCCCGGTCCTGCTCACCCCCATGCAACAGCGCATCTGCAACCTGCTGGGCGAGGCCACCATCATCAGCTTGCCCAGTGCCACAGAGATCCACCCCGTGGCCCTTGGACCCACAGCCACTGCAGCTGCAGCCACGGTCACCCTGACACAGA TCCCCACGGAGACCACCTATCACACGCTGGAGGAGGGAGTGGTAGAGTACTGTACTGCGGagccgcccccgcccctgccggCCGAGGCCCCCGTGGAGATGATAGCTCCGCACACTGACACCTCGGTCAAACCCCAGGCGCTCAAGAGCCGCATAGCCCTCAACTCCGCCAAGCTGATCCAGGAGCAGCGAGTCACCAATCTGCACGTGAAGGAGATCGCCCAGCACCTGGAGCAGCAGAACGACCTGCTACAGATGATCCGCCGCTCCCAGGAG AATCACCATCGATCACTGAGACCCTCGCGTCTTCCCAGATCATTCCCCGGGATTGCCATTTTGCTGCCGGTGCCTTGGCTACACGTGACCAATGGTTGCAACTCGAGGCTCCAGATCTTCACTAAACCATCAAGGTGCTGCGCTTCTGGGCACGTGCGTTTGGAATTGCTTGCTCTGCGGCGACAGTCACAGGAAGGTGCCCCCAGAGACGGTCGGGAGGTGGCTGTCGGACGGTACAGTCAGCCTCTCTGTGGAGGACAGGTGCAGCACCAGCTACAGAGCAACGGAGAGGAatcaggctggggagggggtgagtgGCAGAAGGAAATCTCCACAGGCTGGAAAGCAGCGGCCCCTGGCAGCCCGGGCATGCTTTCTCCATGGAGCCTGATGGCCCTGGCAGGGAGGCTGTGGGGACTTCCTGTGGACTTGCCACTCGGTTTGATTTTTCTCTGGGGTTGGCAGAGCCAGTATTGCATCTGTTCCAACTGGGTATAA
- the NAIF1 gene encoding nuclear apoptosis-inducing factor 1 isoform X5 yields MAVPAKKRKMNFSEREVEIIVEELELKKHLLVNHFNAGVPLAAKSAAWHGILRRVNAVATCRRELPEVKKKWSDLKTEVRRKVAQVRAAVEGGEAPGPTEEDGVGGPGTGGGSGGGGPAVAPVLLTPMQQRICNLLGEATIISLPSATEIHPVALGPTATAAAATVTLTQIPTETTYHTLEEGVVEYCTAEPPPPLPAEAPVEMIAPHTDTSVKPQALKSRIALNSAKLIQEQRVTNLHVKEIAQHLEQQNDLLQMIRRSQEVQACAQERQAQAMEGTQAALSVLIQVLRPMIKDFRRYLQSNTPNPAPASDPGQVAQNGQPDSIIQ; encoded by the exons aTGGCCGTCCCAGccaagaagaggaagatgaacTTCTCCGAGCGAGAGGTGGAAATCATCGTGGAGGAGCTGGAACTGAAGAAGCACCTGCTGGTGAACCACTTCAACGCCGGGGTCCCTCTGGCTGCCAAGAGTGCGGCCTGGCACGGCATCTTAAGAAGAGTCAACGCGGTGGCCACCTGCCGCAGGGAACTGCCTGAGGTCAAGAAGAAGTGGTCTGACCTCAAGACTGAGGTCCGTCGCAAAGTTGCCCAGGTCCGGGCAGCGGTGGAGGGTGGCGAGGCCCCAGGGCCCACTGAGGAGGATGGAGTCGGTGGGCCTGGGACGGGTGGTGGCAGTGGCGGCGGTGGCCCAGCTGTAGCCCCGGTCCTGCTCACCCCCATGCAACAGCGCATCTGCAACCTGCTGGGCGAGGCCACCATCATCAGCTTGCCCAGTGCCACAGAGATCCACCCCGTGGCCCTTGGACCCACAGCCACTGCAGCTGCAGCCACGGTCACCCTGACACAGA TCCCCACGGAGACCACCTATCACACGCTGGAGGAGGGAGTGGTAGAGTACTGTACTGCGGagccgcccccgcccctgccggCCGAGGCCCCCGTGGAGATGATAGCTCCGCACACTGACACCTCGGTCAAACCCCAGGCGCTCAAGAGCCGCATAGCCCTCAACTCCGCCAAGCTGATCCAGGAGCAGCGAGTCACCAATCTGCACGTGAAGGAGATCGCCCAGCACCTGGAGCAGCAGAACGACCTGCTACAGATGATCCGCCGCTCCCAGGAGGTACAGGCCTGCGCCCAGGAGCGCCAGGCCCAGGCCATGGAGGGCACCCAGGCAGCGCTGAGTGTCCTCATCCAGGTCCTCCGGCCCATGATCAAAGATTTCCGCCGCTACCTGCAGAGCAACACGCCCAACCCTGCTCCCGCCTCGGACCCTGGGCAGGTGGCCCAGAACGGGCAGCCCGACAGCATCATCCAGTGA